Proteins co-encoded in one Fusarium fujikuroi IMI 58289 draft genome, chromosome FFUJ_chr06 genomic window:
- a CDS encoding probable ribosomal protein L13B — MAIKHNQKLVNNHFRKDWQRRVRTHFDQPGKKSRRRTARQAKAAALAPRPVDKLRPVVRCPTLKYNRRVRSGRGFTLAELKEAGIPKAFAPTIGIAVDFRRQNLSEESLAANVARLKAYQERLILLPRRSNAPKKGDTKTDVSKIEKASHVSAALPIAPTDIAFKEIKKGDMPSNIEAGAYRTLRVARANARYEGARQKRVRDAAEAESAKK, encoded by the exons ATG GCGATCAAGCACAACCAGAAGCTCGTCAACAACC ACTTCCGCAAGGATTGGCAGCGCCGGGTTCGAACCCACTTCGACCAG CCCGGCAAGAAGTCGCGGAGACGCACAGCTCGtcaggccaaggctgctgcccTCGCTCCTCGACCTGTCGACAAGCTCCGACCTGTTGTGCGATGCCCTACCCTTAAGTACAACCGCCGTGTCCGCTCCGGCCGCGGTTTCACCCTGGCTGAGCTCAAG GAGGCCGGTATCCCCAAGGCTTTCGCTCCCACCATCGGCATCGCTGTCGATTTCCGCCGACAGAACCTCAGCGAGGAGTCCCTTGCTGCCAACGTCGCCCGCCTCAAGGCCTACCAGGAGCGATTGATCCTCCTCCCCCGCCGATCCAACGCCCCCAAGAAGGGTGACACCAAGACCGACGTCTCCAAGATTGAGAAGGCCTCCCACGTCTCTGCTGCTCTCCCCATTGCCCCCACCGACATCGCtttcaaggagatcaagaagggtgaCATGCCTTCCAACATCGAGGCCGGTGCTTACCGAACTCTCCGTGTCGCTCGTGCCAACGCCCGATACGAGGGTGCCCGACAGAAGCGTGTGCGGGATGCCGCTGAGGCTGAGTCGgctaagaaataa